One Struthio camelus isolate bStrCam1 chromosome 28, bStrCam1.hap1, whole genome shotgun sequence genomic region harbors:
- the ORMDL2 gene encoding ORM1-like protein 2 yields MNVGVAHSEVNPNTRVMNSRGIWLAYVISVGVLHIVLLSIPFFSIPVVWTLTNVIHNLVMYLLLHTVKGTPFETPDQGKDRLLTHWEQIDYGMQCTSSRKFLSISPVVLYLLTSFYTKYDPAHFVINTTSLLSVLLPKLPQFHGVRVFGINKY; encoded by the exons ATGAACGTTGGTGTGGCACACAGCGAGGTGAATCCTAACACACGGGTGATGAACAGCCGGGGGATCTGGCTGGCATACGTGATCTCCGTGGGAGTCCTCCATATCGTTCTCCTCAGTATCCCATTCTTCAGCATTCCTGTGGTCTGGACTCTCACCAATGTTATTCACAACCTG GTCATGTACTTGCTGCTGCACACGGTGAAAGGGACCCCGTTCGAAACGCCGGACCAAGGCAAGGATCGCCTCCTCACGCACTGGGAGCAGATCGACTACGGGATGCAGTGCACCTCGTCCCGCAAGTTCCTCAGCATCTCCCCTGTAGTGCT ttaCCTCCTCACCAGCTTTTATACGAAATATGACCCTGCACACTTTGTCATCAACACAACCTCCCTTCTCAGCGTCCTTCTGCCCAAGCTGCCCCAGTTCCACGGAGTACGTGTCTTTGGCATCAACAAATACTGA
- the SARNP gene encoding SAP domain-containing ribonucleoprotein isoform X1: MARRGVGRRWQAAGPGSAAAIGRWACWRGRGREPSCGGDKMAAETVELHKLKLAELKQECLARGLEAKGNKQDLINRLQAYLEEHAEEEANEEDVLGEEIEEEEQKPVEPPVKVEEPPVKSPDVSTEKKVVKITSEISQMERMQKRAERFNVPVSLESKKAARAARFGMATVSTKGLSADSKPTVNMDKLKERAQRFGLNVSSLSKKSEEDEKLKKRKERFGIVTSSAGAGATEDTEAKKRKRAERFGIV, encoded by the exons ATGGCCAGGCGCGGTGTTGGGAGGCGGTGGCAAGCGGCCGGCCCAGGAAGCGCGGCCGCCATTGGGCGGTGGGCTTGTTGGCGTGGGCGGGGCCGCGAGCCGAGTTGCGGGGGCGACAAGATGGCGGCGGAGACTGTGGAGCTCCATAAGCTGAAG CTGGCCGAATTGAAACAAGAATGCCTCGCCCGTGGCCTGGAAGCAAAAGGGAATAAGCAGGATCTGATCAACAGGCTCCAGGCATACCTCGAGGAGCACG CTGAAGAAGAGGCAAATGAAGAAGATGTCCTGGGAGAAGAAATAGAG gaagaagagcagaagccAGTAGAGCCGCCCGTCAAAGTAGAAGAGCCTCCTGTAAAATCGCCTGATGT GAGTACAGAAAAGAAAGTAGTGAAAATAACATCAGAAATATCACAGATGGAG AGAATGCAGAAGAGGGCTGAACGCTTCAATGTGCCCGTGAGTCTGGAGAGCAAGAAGGCGGCACGTGCAGCTCG GTTTGGTATGGCCACAGTTTCGACTAAAG GCCTCTCTGCAGACAGCAAACCTACG GTAAACATGGATAAATTAAAGGAAAGGGCTCAAAGATTTGGGTTGAATGTCTCTTCGCTCTCCAAGAAG AGTGAAGAAGATGAgaaactgaagaagagaaaggagcggTTTGGCATTGTAACGAGttcagctggggctggagctacAGAGGACACAGAG gcaaagaagaggaaaagagcagAACGCTTTGGGATTGTCTGA
- the SARNP gene encoding SAP domain-containing ribonucleoprotein isoform X2: MARRGVGRRWQAAGPGSAAAIGRWACWRGRGREPSCGGDKMAAETVELHKLKLAELKQECLARGLEAKGNKQDLINRLQAYLEEHAEEEANEEDVLGEEIEEEEQKPVEPPVKVEEPPVKSPDVSTEKKVVKITSEISQMERMQKRAERFNVPVSLESKKAARAARFGMATVSTKGLSADSKPTSEEDEKLKKRKERFGIVTSSAGAGATEDTEAKKRKRAERFGIV, translated from the exons ATGGCCAGGCGCGGTGTTGGGAGGCGGTGGCAAGCGGCCGGCCCAGGAAGCGCGGCCGCCATTGGGCGGTGGGCTTGTTGGCGTGGGCGGGGCCGCGAGCCGAGTTGCGGGGGCGACAAGATGGCGGCGGAGACTGTGGAGCTCCATAAGCTGAAG CTGGCCGAATTGAAACAAGAATGCCTCGCCCGTGGCCTGGAAGCAAAAGGGAATAAGCAGGATCTGATCAACAGGCTCCAGGCATACCTCGAGGAGCACG CTGAAGAAGAGGCAAATGAAGAAGATGTCCTGGGAGAAGAAATAGAG gaagaagagcagaagccAGTAGAGCCGCCCGTCAAAGTAGAAGAGCCTCCTGTAAAATCGCCTGATGT GAGTACAGAAAAGAAAGTAGTGAAAATAACATCAGAAATATCACAGATGGAG AGAATGCAGAAGAGGGCTGAACGCTTCAATGTGCCCGTGAGTCTGGAGAGCAAGAAGGCGGCACGTGCAGCTCG GTTTGGTATGGCCACAGTTTCGACTAAAG GCCTCTCTGCAGACAGCAAACCTACG AGTGAAGAAGATGAgaaactgaagaagagaaaggagcggTTTGGCATTGTAACGAGttcagctggggctggagctacAGAGGACACAGAG gcaaagaagaggaaaagagcagAACGCTTTGGGATTGTCTGA